From Pogoniulus pusillus isolate bPogPus1 chromosome 17, bPogPus1.pri, whole genome shotgun sequence, the proteins below share one genomic window:
- the LOC135182962 gene encoding aromatase — protein sequence MVLENLNPMHCNITSLVPNAMPVATVPIVILMCFLFLLWNHEETSSIPGPGYCMGIGPLISHGRFLWMGVGSACNYYNKTYGEFVRVWISGEETFIISKSSSVFHVMKHWHYVSRFGSKLGLQCIGMYENGIIFNNNPTHWKEIRPFFTKALSGPGLVRMIAICVESTIDHLDKLHEVTTEDGNINVLNLMRRIMLDTSNKLFLGIPLDEHAIVLKIQNYFDAWQALLLKPDIFFKISWLCKKYEEAAKDLKGAMEILIEQKRQKLSTVEKLDEHMDFASQLIFAQNRGDLTAENVNQCVLEMMIAAPDTLSVTLFFMLILIAEHPTVEEEMMREIDTVMGDRDIQSDDMPNLKIVENFIYESMRYQPVVDLIMRKALQDDVIDGYPVKKGTNIILNIGRMHKLEFFPKPNEFSLENFEKNVPSRYFQPFGFGPRGCVGKFIAMVMMKAILVTLLKRCRVQTIKGRGLNNIQKNNDLSMHPVERQPLLEMVFSPRRHPNNIQGN from the exons GGCCAGGATACTGCATGGGCATCGGTCCCTTAATTTCACATGGGAGATTTCTCTGGATGGGAGTAGGTAGTGCCTGTAACTACTACAATAAGACATATGGAGAATTTGTGAGAGTTTGGATCAGCGGTGAAGAAACATTTATAATTAGCAA ATCTTCAAGTGTGTTCCATGTAATGAAACACTGGCATTATGTTTCTCGATTTGGAAGCAAGCTTGGATTACAGTGCATTGGCATGTATGAAAATGGGATCATATTCAATAATAACCCAACACACTGGAAAGAAATTCGACCCTTTTTCACCAAAG CTCTGTCGGGTCCTGGTCTTGTGCGCATGATAGCAATTTGTGTTGAATCAACAATTGATCACCTGGATAAACTACATGAAGTAACCACTGAAGATGGAAACATCAACGTGTTGAATCTTATGAGACGGATCATGCTTGACACATCTAACAAACTTTTTCTTGGGATCCCTTTGGATG AACATGCCATTGTACTTAAGATTCAAAACTACTTCGATGCTTGGCAAGCACTTTTATTAAAACCTGACATCTTTTTTAAGATTTCTTGGCTGTGTAAGAAATATGAAGAAGCAGC CAAGGATTTGAAAGGAGCAATGGAAATATTAATAGAACAGAAACGACAAAAGCTTTCCACTGTTGAAAAGTTGGATGAACATATGGATTTTGCATCCCAGTTGATTTTTGCACAG AACAGAGGAGATCTGACTGCTGAGAATGTGAACCAGTGTGTGCTGGAGATGATGATTGCTGCTCCTGATACTCTGTCTGTGACTCTCTTCTTTATGCTGATATTGATAGCAGAGCACCCCACAGTGGAAGAGGAGATGATGAGAGAAATTGACACTGTTATGG GTGACAGAGATATACAGAGTGATGACATGCCAAACTTAAAAATTGTGGAGAATTTTATTTATGAAAGCATGAGATACCAGCCAGTTGTGGACTTGATTATGCGAAAAGCTCTACAAGATGATGTGATTGATGGTTATCCTGTGAAAAAGGGGACAAACATTATTCTCAATATTGGACGTATGCATAAGCTGGAATTCTTTCCAAAGCCAAATGAGTTTTCTCTTGAAAATTTTGAGAAAAAT GTTCCTTCACGCTATTTCCAGCCATTTGGATTTGGCCCTCGGGGCTGTGTAGGAAAATTTATTGCCATGGTTATGATGAAAGCAATTCTAGTGACTCTTCTGAAACGCTGCAGAGTGCAGACAATTAAAGGAAGAGGCCTTAACAACATCCAGAAGAATAATGACTTATCCATGCACCCAGTAGAaagacagcctctgctggaaATGGTTTTCTCACCTAGAAGACATCCAAACAACATTCAGGGTAACTAA